gtcttcttcttcttcttcttcttcttcttcttcttcttcttcttcttcttcttcttcttcttcttcttcttcttcttcttcttctttttcttttttttttcaacttcatcatcatcatcatcatcttcttcttcttcatcttcttcttcttcttcttcttcttcttcttcttcttcttcttcttcttcttcttcttcttcctgcggCGTGTTTTTCCCCTTCATCGTCCCTTCCCACAGTCACTCCCTCTCTGTCTGACTCCCtgacttaaacacacacacacacacacacacacacacacacacacacacacacacacacacacacacacacacacgctcggtagctcagtggttagagcgctggcttcattaagccagaggaccgggttcgattccccggccgggtggagatatttgggtgtgtctcctttcacgtgtagcccctgttcacctagcagtgagtaggtacgggatgtaaatcgaggagttgtgaccttgttgtcccggtgtgtggtgtgtgcctggtctcaggcctatccgaagatcggaaataatgagctctgagctcgttccgtagggtaacgtctggctgtctcgtcagagactgcagcagatcaaacagtgaaacacacacacacacacacacacacacacacacacacacacacacacacacacacacaagcttctaTATTCATGTACGTAAATGTTGTAGGAAagaagtgtctgtgtgtgtgtgtgtgtgtttgtgtgtgtgtgtgtgtgtgtgtgtgtgtgtgtgtgtgtgtgtgcgtgtgtgtgtgtgtgtcctcacctgcacacacacacgtagtccATGTAAGTACgtattgcagtgtgtgtgtcaccttgaACCTTAACCCTGTACGGCATACGCACATGAATAcgtacactcatacatacatacattcatacatacttatattccaacacacacacacacacacacacacacacacacacacacacacacacacacacacacagaaagagagagagagagacgcccctattcagaaacgccttcccctctcatgaCGACAATTacctaaggccacagagacaactaaccgggtttttaagacagtttcttccATTAATAACCTAGTCATCATAaatatactcttaaaaacacgagtatcttcaactggagcctctggaaagcagtgattgtgagagagaggaaaacgtttcagaatacgagcccagagagagagagagagagagagagagagagagagagagagagttttcctggCGGAGTCTCATTACCTAGCTTCTCTCAGTTGTCGCCGCCCATTGGGTATAGCGAAGAATACCTGTCTGGGGTTACCTGTGTTTGACCTTTGCGCTATGTCTTCTCTTCACGTCCTAAAGGCTGTCCTTTAAAATATTTTGGAGACCAATTCCAAGATCagcaaccatgtgtgtgtgtgtgtgtgtgtgtgtgtgtgtgtgtgtgtgtgtgtgtgtgtgtgtgtgtgagggctaCACCTTAATCAGCATGTAATTAAGTCCTGGGTGCGTTGGTTCCCAACCAGGGTCCATGGACCCCAAGGGGTCCATGGAAGAATTTCAAGGGGTCCATAgagattctacttatttttaaatttattatacTGGAATTAGGAGACATGCGGCTCAGAATAAAATTTATACTACTGTTCACAATCCTTAAAACTGAATGCTTAAATGTTAGAATTGCTCTACATTAGCTAACAGTATCAGCGGTGTCAAACTCACGGTCCATGTGACAAATTTGGCCCTTGGGATGGTCATGGGACAAAATCTCCTGCAGACTCTGCAGGAGATTTTGTCCCGCTTCTCTCTTCGCCAGGAAGTTGAAATGTTTCTTGATGTACAGAAAAAATGTGACCTGTTGGAGATATTGAAATCAGAACACTTTGAGCTCCGCCTTGCTTATCTTGTGGACATATTTGAAATCTTCAACCAGCTGAACTTGAGACTCCAAGGAAAGGATTCAAACTTGCTCAGCCACTGTGACTCAATACATGCATTTTTGGCCAAATTGGAGCTGtataagaagagagtgagtgtaggAAAATTTATGATGTTTCCATCATTGAATGAAGTTCTTGCTGATGGTCAGCTTTCAAGTACCTTGTCCAAGGAAATCATGGACCACTTGTCTCAGCTAGATGATGAATTTCGCCGTTACTTTCCTGACTTGAGCCCTCAGCATGCAGGATTAGCAAAAAATCCTTTCTTATGTCAGGTTGATGATGTGTTAGAAGACGCACAAGAAGAGTTCATTGAGCTTCTCCATGATTCAACAGCCAAGAATGTGTTCCAGTCAAACTCCTTGTCTAGCTTCTGGTGTTCAATGAtggaatcatatccaaaaataagTGATCTGGCAGTTCGAGTTCTTTTGCCTTTTGCTTCAACCTACCTGTGCGAAAGtgggttttcttcattacttgcaataaaaacaaaatcaaggaacAAGCTGTCTGTGGAAGATGACTTGAGGTGTGCACTGGCTGCCACTGAGCCAAGGATTCATGAGCTGGTTGctcaaaaacaaccacaaaagtcccattgagaaatataaagtgacatACTTTTTCGCAACCAATGAAAAGTTTCATTCACTgctgtttttgtgattttttgttgtattcatacagtttttgtgattctttttattcatacatgTGCTTGCAAGCTCAAAAAAGggcaaatattataaagatagtttttgcacacaatacctacaactataacaacattaacataacATTTTTCCTATGTGTTTTACTTAAATCAAAAAGTGCTGAACGGAATGTTTTCTGATTTCATATAAATAGGCCTACATCTTAATCAGCATAACAATGGAAGGCATTTtacattaatatattcatttcttgcagaaaaatcttttattaattttcttggcttAACCTATTTCGTTGTAGGGGTCCACAGGTGAAACAATGACTGGAAAAGGGGAACAGGACAAATAAGGTTGGGAACcgctgctatatatatatatatatatatatatatatatatatatatatatatatatatatatatatatatatatatatatatatatatatatatatatatatatatatatatatatatatatatatatatatatatatatatatatatatatatatatatatatatatatatatatatatatatatacaaatagacaaaaaatatataaattgattgactaactgaataattgttaaataaatacatagatggataaatagataggtagatagataggtggatagaGAAATAACCAAGTGTTCCCTGCGCCTGTCTCCCTTCATTTGTTTCCGTCGGGAAGTTCagctcatttttgtttttttaatcatcAGGCTCATTTATGGTTTAGTGTTATTTACTCTTGTTTTACTGTGATGCATTAGTACAGGTATGATATAGTTCATTAAGAGCATGCTTGCTTTTAGGACCAATTCTAAAACACTTTTGCTTCAACTTCATTACTCTCAAaaagctttagttgaagtgacgcaggtttttaagagcattttttTGTGGTTATACTCATAACTTTCTATGATATTAATAGGAGTAAAGCCTTGAGAACTCCGATGATTATCTAcgcggcctttgaaaataatcatgatgagagagcaaagcatttctgaatacaagtACCAAAGCTGCACCCTCTGTCGCGCCACCACCGCCCATCCCCGTTCCTCCTCTCCAAGTGTGTGCGGTGCGTGCATGAATATAATTGTCCTttactctatttctttgtttcctctttgttaagaaaagaaggaaaacatattCTACCCTTATGTCGGTTAGGGTTGATGGTAGAAAAAGCACAGAAAACAATGTAGTGATATAGAATGAGAActgtaggagagaaggagagaaacatgGATGAAAACAAACGAAGCCAAGCAAACAAATAAGGATCAACTCGTGCAGCTCTGGCGAGACTACAATTACGACGTGCTTTGTATTAAGAAGCAAATGGAAGCggagggcaggggagggagtGGCAGAGGTGAGGAAAGACAGGACAAGTAACTGCATCAAATCTCAATGTATCTACCCAAGAAGAGTGAGGCGGGAGGGAAATggaacacaaagggaaatgatGTATAGGAAATGAAGTGTTTGTTGTTAATGTGTAGTGTATTTATTGTATTAGTGATCAGTACAAGGAAGAAGGGCAaggtcgtcacacacacacacacacacacacacacacacacacacacacacacacacacacacatgcacaggaTACAGAATGCGGAGACAAaatgagaggtgagggaaatCCAGGCCAGTATATTACCAAGTTCCTGGTACGAGCATCTTTCTaactaataatttttctttccacgAGGCCttgagaggacacacacacacacacacacacacacacacacacacacacacacacacacacacacacacacacacacacacacacacacagggatgaggacacacacacacacacacacacacacacacacctcctcttcGTATGTTTGCTTTAAAGATACTAATTTCTGTCGTTTATTTGAGTTATATAcatgttaactttttttctatgttcttgGACGCCAGCGCTGGTAGGCATGTGTTGCAATTCTTCTACTCTATTTCAGGAGGCTTAGATGGTTCCCGCTCGTCTTGGCGCAGGCAGGATTTTTCTTGAATGATTGCTTTACAAGTCCTCACGCCGCCCACAGGTAACgatgatgtttttttgtgtgtgtatttcgacCACTCGGCTATAGCTTGAAAAATAACTAACTCTCTGCAGGACATGAAATCTAGTCACTAAGATCACAAGGGTCAAGCACTGCACACTTGACCGCCCCCTTCCCgtgatgaaaatagataaataaatagaataaagacaGAAAGCAGAAGCAAAAATATACGTAACTTTCATCTTTGCAGAACATAAATCTAGTCATTAAGATCACGAGGGTCAAGCACTGCACACTTGACCGCTTCCTTCCCgtgatgaaaatagataaatagataaaataaaaagagaagaaaactgaagCAAAAATATACGTAACTTTCATGGGGTAGATATTTCCAACACAATTAGCTAGTAGGAGGTAAAGATATGTTAAATCTTGATATCCACATGTATTCCATCACTTGTAAGGAAAGCAACACATTCAATAGTCTACGAATGCAAGAAAACCTTAACTCGTATCAGCCCTGCGAGATCGATGGTGTGAAAAGTCGAGAGAACTTGGAGGGAGCGGCGCGGTATCAGGCGGTGCATAAGAAAACAGcttgggaggaaaaggagggagggagggatagagggatagAGGAACGATGTGTTGACGTGATCGCCTGAACGCATGGACCTTACACATATATGAGTACCAGAGAGTTTGATTCTGACGTGCGAGGAATGAAtgcagacatatatatataagactTGTATTGTCAGTCGCCGGACACCAGGTGTGCTGAGTGTTGTACGTAGACGAACACGGCTGTCCTGTGTGTAGAGAAcgtgatgaggtgtgtgtgtgtgtgtgtgtgtgtgtgtgtgtgtgtgtgtgtgtgtggtgatgaggtgcatatgtgtgtgtgtgtgtgtgtgtgtgtgtgtgtgtgtgtgtgtgtgtgtgtgtgtgtgtatggagaaGGCGATGaggtgcatatgtgtgtgtgtgtgtgtgtgtgtgtgtgtgtgtgtgtatggaccGCTGCATGGGGTGTGTGTCTTTTGGCAAGCAAGGATCAAGGAAGTCAAACATTTCGTACGGAAATATATCATAAGAGGCGCCGAAActtttgaaaagagagagagagagagagagagagagagagagagagagagagagagagagagagagagagagagagagagaaaattatcatTTACTTGTCACATCCTAAACACTCGGGCACCTTTTTAGTCTTTCCTTGCCTTTGCTAACTTGACCTGTCTTTACCAACCCGTGTCTCTCTATCTACTGTATTACACGCTTTACCACAGTCTAGTAAGGATCAAAAGGGCTACTATCATTTATTCCTTGTGCTCGTTCCGTGTGGCCGTCACTTCTACACTAGTAATCTGGTCGTGGTGGCGGAGGTGGCGACACGAGATGAGTCAGAGTACGTGTCTCGAGTAGGGTCAACAGGACAACTGCTATTTATTCTTAGTGTTTCTTAGTGTGGTAATCGCTTACTGGTAATCTGCTCTCGGTGGCGGAGGTGGCGATGCGAGGTGAGTCAGTACGTGTGGTAAGCTGTTAGGGGAAGCGAGGCGGAACAAGGCGAGGCGagaaagacaggcaggcaaTCAAAGAAACGCATTCCAGACGCCCAGCTCCACCTTAGATAACACCTCCATCTCTCCCGTGACACCTCAGCTCCTCTTAATCCACGCGCCTCCACCCATGCCTCTCATCGCAGTTGTCAtcgccaccctccctccccacctctccacctcctcacaCGCAGGCGCCACTCCCTGTgaagaagacaaaacacaactttttctctctctcttcctctcttgtttccACCCAGCCATTCATAACGGGAACTAAACGTTTCTCTTTCCGCTGCCTCGTGACTACGCGttatttgactctctctctctctctctctctctctctctctctctctctctctctctctctctctctctctctctctctctctctctctctctctctctctctctctctctctcaaagcgtGTGGGAATGTACAGTACCGCCTAATTCCATCTCGTCATTCCCCTTCTTCGGTCGAGCGGGATCACAGGGACACTAGTAACTTAACGCGACATGACGGTACAGGGAGTCCCGGTGACGTCCCAGGAATGTTAACGCGCGAGGGGCAACCAGTGGTGTGAGGGAGGCAAGATCGGGCtggctgagtgagtgagagtgagtcagtgagtaaGTGGGTTGGTTGAATGTTGTGTTGTGAGATTGCTTGTCCTTTACTCACGAGAGGAAATGTTGCTTTTATTGGTgagttttatagtgtgtgtgtgtgtgtgtgtgtgtgtgtgtgtggagatgggTTGGTGGAGGggattggtgtgtttgtgtgacgtATGAATGGGCTGAAGTCAAGCAAagttatagtctctctctctctctctctctctctctctctctctctctctttgttcagtcaccaccaccaccaccctcaccatctCGCCGccttaaataaactgaaaaaaacctAAGCATTACCCTATTTTCTGGCTAGATACTTttgaaatattctctctctctctctctctctctctctctctctctctctctctctctctctctctctctctctctcttttcgtgcTTATtagtgctagtgtgtgtgtgtgtgtgtgtgtgtgtgtgtgtgtgtgtgtgtgtgtgtgtgtgtgtgtgtgtgtgtgtgtgtgtgtgtgtgtgcgcggatacaacccacccacacactctgAAGGTCGCGTTACACTTTACAGCCTGTCCATAAGCTCTTCAACTGCATTCATAAAACTTAAGGTATTAGAAACTAACCTCCCCCCCTTGGATTTGTTGCTTGTTTTGCCAGTGCTCCTACATCCTCAACATCCTCTCTCgctactgctgctcctccttccaACAGTGACCACTTGTACttgaacgagagaaagagagtgtgtgcaaaataagaagacaaataaaattGATCATATTTCCAAGCAGTTCCTTTCTTTTACCATgcatgttttcaaaggccacagtgcTGCTTGGTTAGGCTTTTCTCGGTGCTTTGTCTAAATGATGTTCAGCAGAATCTTAATGGTCACTACTTATGTATAGTTATAGAAGTCATTTCCCTTGAAAATCTCAGTAACTCACACTAAAGAGCTTGtttaaaaatagatagagagagagacgtggtagtgtttcaacagagagagagagagagagagagagagagagagagagagagagagagagagagagagagagagagagagagagagagagagagagagagagagagagagaatgtgtgtgtgtgtgtgtgtgtgtgtgtgtgttctaagtgTGCATATCTAAAACAATAACACATTCTCACCCTCTTGAGTGTTCATGTCACTCCTGTATATGACTTGCCTTGGCTAGACTGAAGGCAGTAATCGTCTGTTGTGCAGGTTCTGGGCATCCTCGATGGTGTGAGGAGACTTGTGGCTAAGTAAGTCATTAGACCAGAGCCATAGTCATCCTTTTTCGTTTGCTACctaaccaacaaaacaaactaatAAGACAATAAGgttaattttattctttttataagcTATTCATACCTAAAGCATCCCATATTAATAAGCTCTCGAACTAAAAGGAAACTGTGAAATTGTCCTTATTGCTACTGTCCATTCGTATTCTGGTGTAAAGGATGAAGGATATAATGAAAGGTGAGCCGCGAGCACATAACGTTTTCTCTCGGCATCTTTTAACAGGATTCAGTGGGATTCATTGGGGC
Above is a window of Portunus trituberculatus isolate SZX2019 chromosome 43, ASM1759143v1, whole genome shotgun sequence DNA encoding:
- the LOC123518407 gene encoding protein ZBED8-like produces the protein MVMGQNLLQTLQEILSRFSLRQEVEMFLDVQKKCDLLEILKSEHFELRLAYLVDIFEIFNQLNLRLQGKDSNLLSHCDSIHAFLAKLELYKKRVSVGKFMMFPSLNEVLADGQLSSTLSKEIMDHLSQLDDEFRRYFPDLSPQHAGLAKNPFLCQVDDVLEDAQEEFIELLHDSTAKNVFQSNSLSSFWCSMMESYPKISDLAVRVLLPFASTYLCESGFSSLLAIKTKSRNKLSVEDDLRCALAATEPRIHELVAQKQPQKSH